One window of Candidatus Dadabacteria bacterium genomic DNA carries:
- a CDS encoding TraM recognition domain-containing protein, whose protein sequence is MIGLRARKPRDISQPTGCTIGEGTALDAQAEAKPAPITIPDADREGHVFTMGATRSGKTRLAEAMIEQDIRAGRSILWIDPKGDNAIFSKIVTAAREAGREDDLIFFSPVHPRYSVRMDPLSHYFMPEEIVSHVVSGVRVREEFYFNIAYEVTLVVVQGLMLISKSLGEQPTFTFRKIKENIGYRELEGLRAQIAEIEGPEAEEILGNLDQILSSPQDYFSKVSSSLRTVITSLSSGSVGEIIGKDTANRFVERLEAGERVILVVQTGSLLTRKTAHIMARVLLSMVQSFVGRVLASHRRIDPPLAVYADEASNVFYFGIDDLFNKAGGAGVWLHMLTQSRQDLVAELGPAYAGKILDNTNTKVIFRVNDPDTAAWASRLAGTRKRFSPIMSLGGGLSVREMEENRVPPESFMRLSRREFFAFTFDGVYRGRTLDVAPCEEIRFPEIKS, encoded by the coding sequence TTGATCGGACTTCGCGCAAGGAAGCCCCGCGACATTTCCCAGCCGACGGGGTGCACCATAGGGGAGGGCACGGCGCTTGACGCGCAGGCCGAGGCGAAACCCGCGCCGATAACGATTCCCGACGCAGACCGCGAGGGGCACGTATTCACCATGGGCGCCACGCGAAGCGGAAAGACCCGCCTCGCCGAAGCCATGATAGAGCAGGACATACGGGCGGGGCGAAGCATCCTCTGGATAGACCCCAAGGGGGATAACGCCATCTTCTCAAAGATAGTGACCGCGGCGAGGGAAGCGGGGCGGGAGGACGATCTTATTTTCTTCTCCCCCGTGCATCCCCGCTACTCGGTCAGGATGGATCCCCTCTCCCACTACTTCATGCCCGAGGAGATCGTCAGCCACGTGGTCTCGGGCGTTCGGGTCCGCGAGGAATTCTACTTCAACATAGCCTACGAGGTGACGCTCGTGGTGGTGCAGGGACTCATGCTGATATCGAAATCTCTCGGGGAGCAGCCCACATTCACGTTCAGAAAAATCAAGGAGAACATAGGCTACAGGGAGCTTGAGGGTCTCCGCGCCCAGATAGCCGAGATAGAAGGGCCCGAGGCAGAGGAGATCCTCGGTAACCTCGACCAGATACTATCCTCGCCGCAGGACTACTTCTCAAAAGTTTCCTCGAGCCTCCGCACCGTGATAACGTCGCTTTCCTCGGGCTCCGTGGGAGAGATCATCGGAAAGGACACCGCGAACCGCTTCGTCGAGCGTCTCGAGGCGGGAGAGAGGGTGATACTCGTCGTTCAGACGGGCTCCCTTCTCACCAGGAAAACGGCCCACATAATGGCGCGCGTTCTGCTCTCGATGGTGCAGAGCTTCGTCGGCAGGGTTCTTGCGTCTCACCGCAGGATCGACCCTCCCCTCGCCGTTTACGCCGACGAGGCGTCAAACGTCTTTTACTTCGGGATAGACGATCTTTTCAACAAGGCGGGAGGGGCCGGGGTGTGGCTGCACATGCTGACTCAGAGCCGCCAAGACCTCGTGGCCGAACTCGGCCCGGCGTACGCGGGAAAAATCCTCGACAACACGAACACCAAGGTTATTTTCCGCGTAAACGACCCCGACACGGCCGCGTGGGCGTCCCGCCTTGCGGGGACGAGAAAAAGGTTCTCTCCCATAATGAGCCTCGGCGGGGGGCTCAGCGTCCGGGAAATGGAGGAGAACAGGGTGCCGCCCGAGAGCTTCATGAGGCTTTCGCGAAGGGAGTTTTTCGCATTCACATTCGACGGCGTATACAGGGGCAGGACGCTTGACGTGGCGCCGTGCGAGGAAATACGGTTCCCGGAGATAAAAAGCTGA
- a CDS encoding tyrosine-type recombinase/integrase, producing the protein MAAMAGGETDSLSGIRDAALISIMSDAMLRISEAAVLLVSDVTEETDGSGRASVRRSKTDQEGRGTVLYLGRPTMTRVRAWREAANVNDGALFRSVSRGNLFTSRVGETPLSPASIRRILKTRAAQAGIEGVSGHSLRVGAAQSMALGGATLVDMQIAGRWQSPQMPAAYAKEQLAGRNAVARIRYGCK; encoded by the coding sequence ATCGCGGCCATGGCGGGCGGAGAAACGGATTCGCTTTCAGGGATCCGCGACGCGGCTTTGATCTCGATCATGTCCGACGCGATGCTGAGAATTTCGGAAGCGGCGGTTCTGCTCGTCTCCGACGTTACCGAGGAAACCGACGGCTCCGGACGGGCCAGCGTCCGCAGGTCAAAGACGGATCAGGAGGGCAGGGGGACGGTTCTCTATCTCGGCCGCCCGACGATGACCCGGGTCAGGGCATGGCGCGAAGCCGCGAACGTAAATGACGGAGCGCTGTTTCGCAGCGTATCAAGGGGGAATCTTTTCACTTCCAGGGTCGGTGAAACGCCCCTGTCCCCGGCATCCATCCGTCGCATACTCAAAACCCGCGCCGCGCAGGCGGGAATAGAGGGGGTAAGCGGTCATTCCCTGCGCGTCGGGGCGGCGCAGAGCATGGCCCTCGGCGGAGCCACGCTGGTCGACATGCAGATCGCAGGTCGCTGGCAGTCCCCGCAAATGCCCGCCGCATACGCCAAGGAACAGCTCGCGGGACGCAACGCCGTGGCGCGTATCCGCTACGGCTGCAAATGA